In Cinclus cinclus chromosome 1, bCinCin1.1, whole genome shotgun sequence, the sequence GGGGACTTTTCAGGACAAGCCGTATTTAGCATTACGAAATTATTCTGCAAGCAGAATAGCCTGTGCGTTGTTTGAAAGTGCCGGTGGGGCAGGGGCCGTGAGCCGGGCTCTGAGCCGGGCTGGCTCCTGCGGGGCGGGCAGCGACTCCCTCTGCTGGCCCCGCTCCGGGCTCTTTGTCCacgcaccggcaccggcaccgccgCTCATCCGCTCCGGGCTGGGCTAAGGGCTCATCTCTGCCTGCGTTCCTGGCGGCTGCGTTCCTCGTGCCTTGCTGGCACCACTGCCAGGCTTTGCTGACCCGTTATCACCTCTCAGCACTGTATTCCACAGTTCCTTTACAGTACTTCCAGTGCCTTCTCTTGAGAGCCAGCGCTGCCTTTAAACAGCGTGGTGGCTGGCATGGACAAGTTAGCAATGCCAATAAGCACTGCAAATAATTGTAATTGTGTGCTGGAGGACGAAAACCAGTCAGATACTGTAATTCAAATTGTTTTCTGCTGCATCCTACTGCCAGTAAGGTCTAGCTGTGTTAAAGTTCAGCGGCAAGTGTTTGCCTAGCCATGACCATAGTATTTCAGAagatgttttggttttcctaTGCTATACAGATCCACGTCTGTCTTTGAAAAAATGTACATACCTATTTTAAGCACTGTGAAGATCCTTCATTCTTTGTGTTTTAATCTTTAGTGGAATTAACTACAGGTAGCAGCGTTGTGCATATCTCAGCCAGAGCTGGAgagtttttctgaagaaatctgGCTCGtgaagaaagaaacagagatACAAGTAGAGCAAACAAAAACCTTACACAGGGATTCCCCATTCAAAACTTAGACCCCCTTAGGTAATTTTCAGTGAAGTtacctattaaaaaaatcccccagaagATTACTGTCCAGCTATCCTTGAAGTTTAACAGTTGTTCTTGCTCTTTCTTTGGAGAGTGGTAAATCTGTGTATAGTTTATAACAGAAGACTCAAAATAGGCCGAGCCAAAACTGGCAGTCTTTTGATCCTCTGTTCATGAGGGAACATTTTTGAGGTTTGTACTACAGAAGTCACCATGCAGATGTTTTTAATGCCTCAAATAAAATATGGTTGCTACATTGAGCCAAAGTGACAAATTGTTTTCTCTTGCATACaatctttcttttgaaaaaagtgCACTGATTCTCACCAAAAAAGTACTCTTTAGCAGGaataaaaattctgcttttttgttttgttctctacTTGCATATCAGTATTtgcaaaaaaatcagattttgagATTAAGATGCCTAATTCCCTTACTGAAGTGAGACATACATGGTTTCTATCCCAAAGAGGGTTGAACTCTCAGTAAGATGTAGGTATGTTCTCTTTTTTGAAAGAAGAGCAAAACTCTAATCACAAACTATTTTATGATTGTATTCATGAAATGGTTCTACTTGACCTTTGTGTGCTGCATAGTTTTTGAAGAattttgccttcatttttttttagcagtctTGGTAGTTACTGTTTCCTGTAGTTAAGAGGGAAAATAAGTTTATTAATTGCTATTTACATTACGCACGTTGAATTTTTGTCCATGTTGATTTGATCTTGATAGAccctttaaaaataactttacaTTGACTTTACAGGGGATGTATTACTGTTTAGGTCCATATCTTTCCTGAAGCTCACTAAAACAAATTTCCCCTGGCAATTCtcccaggaattttttttaaaattccaattACAGTTATTTATCCCCACTTTCTAAAGTACCTAATTTATATTTGCAATGCTGTTGTGAGGTTATGAATTACTAGTTTATGATCAATGCTTCCATCACTTCCTTCAACTATTTTCTGAACAATTAGTTCCCCAAAATGGTTGCATTACTGCAGCCTTGCTTTGCGAATCTTCAGGGGTGGTGTCCTTTATGGAACAGAATGAGTGGGCAAAACCAACAAAGATAACCACTGGACTTGCAGCAAGTTCaaaataatagcaaaataatttccattctaGTCAATTGTATCCTGTCAGAGCACCAAGTTTTCTAGATGATGCACACTTTCAGGCTGACTTGGTTGGTTGTTGAAACTAACAGAGGCATAAAGAAGCTGAAATACAGTCTTTGATGATGTATCTAGCAGTGTCTCTCAAGAATAAGTTcttaaatagaaaattaaatagaaattcAATTCAGTCACTATTTTTGTGGTGACCAGAGGCCAGGCACCATTTTGAGCTCTTAGTTCTTATATTGCCATAGTGAGAGAAGTCTGTGTGTAATTTCTTTAGCTGTGAAGGTGGGAAAGGTTATTAGTGATACAGATGCTTTGTCTAGCATTCTTTATTACAGTTTTCATTTCctgatatgaaaatattttgatctgCTGAAGACCTAATAATTTTGTTGACCTTAATATGAAATGAGTAGCTTCTAACTTGAAAGACTGTGCCTTCAAAAAAATGGAATGCTTTTAAAGTTCACAAACACTGCATGAGAGGTTCTAAAAAAGCATGTAGATCtgctaatttattttcagttcacTGCAGAAGTGTCTAAAAATCTTATGTATATGTATTCTGACTCCTAGGAAAGACTTTGAAGACTTTCTTCCTTTATACAGTGACACAAAAAAGGCTTTTTATAATAGAAGGTTGTGTTAAGCTATGCACTGCCCACACTATATATAGGAAGCTGCTTTTGAATAGTGATTTACCTATGTGTGACTAAAACATTTCAGGTTACAACTCAAAAAGGTTGCCTTGAAGCTGTTGGCCACTTGTTATTCCCTGCAGAAATAGTACTTTGCACATATTCTAAAAGTTATTTGTGGTGGGATAATAGAGAAATACATCAAATCTAAATCCATAAGAAATCAAAAATTATGTCTTAATTATTACTGTTGCTAATGCTGCTAATATGGTGACTACATTTCTTAATGTGTTTAGCAAGTGTGCTTTAATATGGGTATTTTTTATGTTGTACTTTTCTCTGGGGACAGAGATACTGAAGCCAGGATGCTGGTGAGAGTGATGGGCaggtaaaaaatttcttccttgtttctagTCTGAATCTActttcttttagtttaaaaccaaaatGCTTTGTCCTGTTTCTGCAAGCACTGTGAAGAAGTATCACCGCCTTTCTTTGCAGCCCCTTCAGGTATTGTAAGGCCCCTATTAGGTCTTCTTGGAGCCTTTCCCAGACTAAATAACCCcatctctctcagcctttcctcatacaAGAGGTGTTCTATCCTTCTCATCATTTTTGTGGCCCTACTCTGGACTTGTTCCAACAAGTCCATGTCATTCCTGTGctgagggctgcagagctgctggagggctccaggtgggtctcagcagagcagagcaaaggggcagaatcccctcccttccctgctgcccacagtgcTTTGGATGCAGACTGGGGCCCAGTTGggtttctgggctgcaagtgcacattTGCAGCTCACAGTCAGTTTTTCATCCACCAGTACCCCTAAGTTCTTCTTGGCAGAACTGTTCTGAGTCACTTTAGCCCTGCCTGTATTGGTACCTGGGACTGCCCTGATCCACGTGCAGGAACTCGTGAGGTTCCCATGGAGCCACTTCTTGATCTTGTCCAGGTACTTCAGGCATCCCATCCTCCAAGtgtgtcagctgcagctctcagCTTGGTTTTCCCTGCAggcttgctgagggtgcactcaatgCCATTGTATGTGTCACTGACGGAGATACGAAACAGCACTGGTCCCAGTATGGACTCAGGAGACACCAGTTGTCACTCATCTCCATATGGGCATGGAGCTGTTCACCATTACCATCCAGCCAGTTACTTATCCATCCAATAGTCCATCTGTCAATAGAGTCCATACGGCTCCAATTTAGGGAAAAGGATGTTGATGAGGACCATCTCTCCTATGTGCACATctaaacaacagagaaaaacaattctGGAAATTGAGAAAGTGGCATAGTCTTTTTTACTTAAGTTGTGTTATAACTGTACAAACTTTGGTATATATCAATATATGGTTAATAGTGCAGAAAGGGAACTTCAGGCAAGGACAAAAGACTGAATTAGAGAGGAAACTGGAGAATTTCTTAAATGCAAACTATATACCCCATGATCTTGGATTACTGTATGACTTACCTCTGCAAGGTGACAGTTTATGCTAAAAATAGTTTTAGTTTATTCCCACACTGAAAAATGCCAGTAGAAATTTTAATGTTGAACATCCTCTTTAATGGAGTCcaattaatgtaaaaaaaaagtgtacCTTTATTATTTCAATGGGCTCTTGTGCCAAGAAGAGTCTTTTGTAGACCAATTAAGGAATCCAGAAAGCATCCCACTGCTCACAGAATTTCTTGAAATGCAATATAATCCTGATCCCTTAAAATAATGAACTTCCATAGATTGTAAAGACCTTTCTAAATTAGAAAATGCTTATTGCACAACTAGCGAATAACATTTATGCTCAaatcatatttaattttatgtaGCTTTAAGGATACAGCTTACAGCTTCTAGAATTTCAGCAAATTATTTTGGTCTTGTTCCTCCTGTGGTGTACGAGAATAAATTTTCTAAGTGTATTTGCACATTCTGTGTCTTAGAGTTTGTGTGAATGATCTACAGAAATTTTCCAATCTTGCATTAAAATACGTTGTtatattgtttatttttctaagcTAGTTTGAATTGCACATAATCACTCTTATGTAAGcataacactttttaaaaatcaagtacGAAAAAGATAAGAAATGTGAGATTCCTCTTTTGGCTTAAATGCTTCTCCATTCCACATCACGTGTAATGTTGGTTACCTGTCTTAAGTCTGTATTTAATTCCCATATCTCACCCTGACTCTTTGGCCTGGACACTTTTTAAGTCTCATTTCTAGTCCTGTCCTTTTTCTCCTTGCCCTGTATATtctcctgtttctcttccacaCTGTCAGCTCTGCAGTTCAGAGATAAGGAGAGGTCATTTCCTTGTTCCAACTTGGGTGCTTGGACCTAAAGCCATAGTTCAGGGAGAATCTGGCCCAGACTGAAGCAGGAACACATTCAAAAGAATGTAATAATTGGAAAAGTTAGCTTGAGGTATCTACTGAACACATGGCCAGAGTCTACAGCTTTGCCTGATTTGGGCAGCTTTTCACAGATCAAAGAGACATTGCTGTGTTGCATATGAAGGTCTTCACCTGATGCACAGATGTCACTAGATTTCCTATTTTTTAGACACACTGAGAATGGCTGGTATTTTcagttgaaattaattttagaaaattatctAATGCAAATACCCAGAACAGAGCATTATACCTGGATATTTGTTATTAGTAAAGGTAGAAACAACTGCAAGTTAATTGCATGGTTTGTAGGCTTTACTACTAACCTTACTCTGTATAAGTGTGTGGCAAAACTGCTTTTGAATAAAGGAGtccaaattctgttttctgtaataTCTGCAGTTTATTTACAAAGAATTATGGAAAGTGTAAATGGCATAGAATTTAGTCCTTGTATTAAAACAGCTCAATAAAGCTACTGAATCTTCAGtttttgaagcattttgttTTACTGCTGTTGACTATCTGCCATGACACTGAAGCTAAACCATCCCATCTGTTTGCCACATAAACCAGCTTTACTCAATTATTAAGCTATCACCTTGCATTTGGCATGCAATATATTGGGTCTTAAAGTGTATTTTGAGGAGAGAAAAATGGCAATGAGCAAAAAGCAGTAGTTTTTGTAATGCATTAActggaaattaatgttttatattGATGTTATATATTGtctttttctgggttttgttggttttgggggtttggttgtcttgggttttttttgtcctggAATCTATTTATAACTGAAGCACTTTTGCAGGTGGTGTTTTTTTGCATGCTAATCCTGCAGAGAAACATTGTGTCCAACACAGTATGCTGGGTCAGCAAAAGCAAGAAACTTGTGCTGGAAAGACAGTATCCACAGGTATTTAGTGTGTATGGAGATTTGGCAAAATGAATGATTAACTGTCATTGGCAAAAAAAGATCTAATGTGTGTTAGACAGTcgtgcatttttttttctttccacagagcAGGTACTCTTCCTTTCAAAGTCAGCAAAAGACTCAGCAGTATTAATATGCATTGAATATTCATTAATCTTCATCTATATTCTGTCTCTTCCTTCAaaacaagatgatttttttgGGTGTTATTTTCTCTCATATGTCAATTCATGCACAAATGAAATACATGCATGCATAACTGAGGTGGACCTACAAGGATTATTTAATAAACACTATTACTCAGTGGTTTCTATGGTGGCTGTTTGGTGGTTATTTTCAAAATAGACCATATAGTACTGAAAACTAAATTTCTCCTGATGCTTTCTATGGCATCTGACTTCAGCAATATTGTGTGCTTTGCACGGGGAACAAACTAAAGGAAGTAAGAAATAGGGCAGATTAGGCTGGAGGAGACCAGACTTGGATGACTCGAGAAGGCAAGGGAACCATGAAGAAGCAGCAACCCATAGAAACTCTATTTCCTCCAGAGGACTCTTGCCAGCATGGCTCTATCAGAGAATTTAATGCATCATTGATTTTTGTGTTGGTGTGTCACTGTCCACTTCTATACAATTCTAAGGTTATTTAGAAGGGATGAAAGCTTATGACATCCTGCAAGTATCTGAGGGATTTGATACTTGCAGGTCCTAGCATGATAACCATTAATCTTTTGAGACTTTTAAAGTAAATAGCTTGAACTGCATTTGGTTTAGCCTTGTGTGTAATTATTTAAGTGTCTACTCTGGAAGACTTGAGGACACAGCAGTTAAAAATTAGCTTCACGTCCTTCAGATATGAAAACATTAGATTTCATATATTTCCTTTgttattaatgaaaattttaaagaaagtatAAAAATTGTTGCCTTCCAGTGAAGGATGTGCAGACTTACTTGTAGAAAGAATGTTGTCTAAAACGAAGGGCCATCCTCACAAATGCTATTACAGAGCCTCTCTTAACTGAAACTTCCCCTTCTTAGGTGAAGGACTTCATGGAATTGCATAGGCACAAAGGCTTTTCCTCAGGTCACTGATGACAAGTCAAAATGAGTCCTTTGAATcagagacagaaataatttggaaGAAATGGAATGCCCCTGAGAGATGAATGTGAGGTTTCCAAGCTGCCTTTGCACAAGCCAGAAAGCCAGAGCATATCCAAGTCCATTAGTGTGGTGAAGACATTAATTACTATAGCTCTGTCTATGTTCAAAGGAAGTTGTTGAAACTTTTCAGCAACTATAAATGCGAACCAGAATTTTGGTCACAGATGATACTTGCATTCTCTGGGTGGGGTCAGTAGAACCTCCAGTCTGTGAAttgactggctgctttctccTGATCCAAGATGCTAAGTAGACTTCCACCAGTTCTCCCCATTAACTTTCCCAATCTGCAGGCAAAATATTAATGGAACCTGAAGCATCATCAGGCAACTAATCTGCATCTAGCCCTTCTCTATATTTAGGCACTGGCTAAGCAGCTTAACTACTGTAGCTGTGTTGGAGGGGAGGGAAATACAGAGTCAGGTATTCCTTTGCTTACCAGAAGCACTGCAATGAATATTTGTGCACTAAAATGTCTAATGTAAACTAGTGaaaaagtggaggaaaaaaaaaaagttgtactGATGGTTGGTTCCAAACATAGCTCGCCTGGAAAACTTATGATAAAATTACAGTAGTTGGAAAAAGTGTTTGATAAAAATCCTTTCTCAAACAGTTACATCAATTCTTAGTATTGTGTTACCTGTGTAAGAAGGGTATTGATCTAAACAGACCTTGTTTCAAAGAGGAACTTGTGTTTGATATTGATGAAGGTCTTGGCTTTTAGAGCAACATTCTCCTGTGGAATGCTGAGAAAATATGTGGAGATACTTTCTttatagaaaaattattttagtgctTAATTTCACATTAGGCAAGTCAATGCATTTGAGAAACATATGCTTCTTTTTAAAGCTAATGCTATAGATTATTTCTACAAATATTTCCTCCTAACTTTAAATTAGCCTTGTTTTTATGGCTGCTATTTGTAGAGGTGGAATGTCCACAGCAAAACTTCTACCTTTTCCTGTTACCCTTGGTTGAAGAGTGGGTGCCTTGTAACTTGGAGTAGCGCAGGTAGTAGTCTGCTGAAATGCTGGCTTTCCTAAAAGTTTTGAGCAAATCAGTGAAtgcaattttgaaataaaaagggaaaagaaccAGAGAAATGAGAGAGAGTGGAAACAGCTTCATGTTGAATATTATGGCAAGCTGAATAGCTGCCGATTTGGTGAAAGTCTTTATTGTCAGTGTATGACAAGCATGATCTGGAGAAATAAGAACTGATTCTGTCCCCTAAAAGGAAAGTAACAAATATCTGCTGTATTTAAGCTATATGGTTTGACCTGTAACTATAATTGAAGTTCAGTGCTAGTTTGGTTAGTGATTACAATACTTTACATAATATATTGTTCTTCTCAGAAGTACTTAAATTGTTTACTCAAAAGTGACAGGAAGATACTTTGTAGGAAACAAATCATCATCTGACTAAAATAAATCTTAGCAGCAGAAAATGTAAAGATTTCTATATATTTAGTGACtagatttaaaatacatatgtTTATAGAAATTGAGACTAAAAAGTGCTGTAGGGAAACAATTTTAAGCATatcatgtttctgttttttccagGTTGCACAAACCTGGACtaatctgtgtgtgcagggatcTTAATATTGTGTAGGAATTCCAGGTGTACAGTAACCCAGTCTGCACAGAAGGTCTTGAAATTCAGAACATCACTACAGACATTGAACAGAAAGAAAGTTATGGTGGTGCCCAGTAGTTTCACTTAACTgaagtagaaagaaaaagtatAATGGACTTGGGGTTTAATGCAGTAGATGGTTATAAAAGGATCAAAGGCTTATGCCCTGCATAGTTATTGCTCTATGAATCTGCTGATCAAAGAGTTTTGAAAAGCATCAGATCTACTAAATATGAACTGTACAGTTTATATATGATTGCTCAGTGAGTCCAACATGTCCTGAAGGCAGTGCTTTACTGCACATGTGCATAACATGAATGTGTATATGTATCTGTGCAGGAGTTCTGGTCATGAAACATGAGAGGTCTGTAGCTTGCCGTGCTTGTTGCAAAGTGTGTTATGTCTGAGAAGAACATCCAGGATTAAGATAAATTTAATAGAGTTTGCAGTGTTGGTACTAATTCATGATTACCTTTTAAAGTCCAGAATGACCTAGAAATGCATTTGTAATACAAGTCtttaaaatggcatggaatggaAACTTTCCTATGAAATTATCTTACTACAACATTTCAAGGTTGCAGCATTTACTTTCACGTGTTCTAGTCAAATGTGATTCCTCTCTCAAATGATTTTTGTTTAGGTTCCAAATTGCCTTTCTGCATGAGATCTTTGTAGGTGAATTTTCAGCGATagcaatttccatttttccaggAAGCCTATTCCAGGTTTTGAGAACTTGAAGCATCAATAATTGAATTTGGGAGTGGGTGATGAGACTAATAGATGAAATGGTAGTGGTACAATTAACTATCAACTGTATCAACTCCTTTTCTGTGGAGTTTGAAAGGTCAGCAGGTGTCTTTGCTGCCTAATGCATATTGTGTCATATTAATTTTatagttttccttttgtttgttttaattatcCTCACTTTCTTCTTTACTGAAAACTTTTGACTTTTGCAAAGCACAAAtagaaacaggaagaaattgttATGTAACCTTGATAAATTACTTCTTTCaaggaaatgtttaaataaCTTATTACTGTAGTTCTGTTGTGCATTAGTGGCACGTGAGTAATTTCTGTGATTGGGTATTTAACAGTAGCTCATATTCACATATTTTTTCAAGTCCTCTTTGATTTTATTATACATTATTTGCATGATTTGTAGCAGTAATTTTTCTAAGACTTCATCAGGTATGCTTTGGTCTGTATCTgataaaacccaaaaattctAAATAGTAGAGAATGTCTGAGAgatgctgtgattctgtttgAGACGCATGGTCAGAGCTGGTGCTCAGAGAAGTTCTGTGTCATGAAACTTAAATCCTGTCcctgtttttttcagagtatTGCCAGCAAGATCTTGCAGCTTTTCCAGAGCTGTAGAGGCTTATGGATGTATTTGTTCTGAAATGTCATGTAGTTTCTAACCTAAAATGAAACATACAATTAAGATTTGATTCAGAGGAGATTTTTGAAGTCTGTGTTCGAGCATGTTGCTTCAGACAGTGCTTTTGTCCATGAAACTTTTGCAATTCTAGATTTAATTTGGTGGTCATTTaaatgccaaaatatttttagtaagCTTGTGTGTAATAGTATCCTTTGTAAGCAGTTATATTTTTGAGagagcaattttttaaaaatactatgtATGATATTACATCTTTGCTATGTTATTCTTACAGATAAACAGAAATCCCCTTCGGATATAATACaaagttttcagaagaaaagtcaGTTTAGGACCATTGCTCCAAAAATGGTGCCAAAAAATTTAACATCTGGAGTGGTTTCTTGCCTTCAGTCATCTTTGCCTGAGCCAATGACACCAGTTTCAGGTTCTAAGCCCCTGGTGGTGCCAGCTCAGAACTATGCTGTCATGCAGGTGGCTGCTCACAAGGGCGCATTTTCCCTGTTGGCTGTGCCATGTGTTGCTCCTGCCCTAACACAGCAAGTTCAGCAGTCGACTGTAGCCCCCTCTGAAAACCTAAAGCTGCCCATCCCCAGGTACCAATCTGTAAGAAATAAATTGCTGAGTGACAAAAAACCAGCACAAATCTCTGGTTTGATTGCATGTTACAAGATTCCTACCAAAGCACTGATCTCATCACAGACTTCCCCCATGACTGCTCTACCTGAAGACTGTCCTGAAGCTCATTCTAGTTCAGGTTCAGCTGAGCAAGGCATGATAACAGACTGTGACTCAGCTGAAATTGAAATTGTCACATTAGTAAACAAAAGCAATTGTGTGAAATCTGGATCTCTTTTAatgaacaaaactgaaattgctAGCGATAATATTTCTGGACCATCTGTAGTTGAAGACTCTCTATCCAAGCCAGCAAGTACAACTAGTCCCGTGAAACTAAGTCTACGCTCTGTGAAGACAGCATCAGAAACCACAAGAGAGTCACTCCTGACATCTGAGAAACTAAAGGAAAAACCCACTAATTCTGCAAATGCTGTTGCTGTCTTGTCACCAGCAGTTTTTGGCAGTACAATTCAGATAACTCCATCAGCACCAAAAGGAAAACTACCTATTTTGCCTTACTCGAGAATGAAAAATACAGTGTTCTGTGAATCTAAGCAGAATGCTAATGCTATGGACATACCTGGTCATTCACTAAAAATGGAATGTGAAAAGATACCGTCTTTAATGAAAACCAAAGCCTTTGATAAGCAGTTGGGTGTATCATTTACGCAAGTCCCCAAACAAACCATCCGAGAAAATACCTTCTCTCCATCCAGCAAAGTGGATGATGTCGACAGTCTTAAAAAATTGAACAGTGCAACCTCTAAAAGAAgaggcaggaagaaaagagcTCCAGAAGATTTAGTGGCTTTTCAGGCCAAGCGAAGGAAATGCATCATTAGTAAGTttagagaaggaagagagagggCAAAGGTTGATATTCAGACACCTGAAGACAATAAAGCAGAAGCAGTGAAAAAGTACCGCAGTATCAGACCTAAACCAGTGGTAGTTATGCAGGCGTTTGCACCGCTGACTCCTGCATCAGTCGTAGAGACACCATCTCATGAGCAAGACTTATTTTTGAATGGTTCACTCCCCAATAAATGTTTAAGTTCCAAGCACAGTGATGTTACATCAGCTAAATCAAGTGGTCTAAGTAGAAATACGTGTTCAGCTGTCCCTAAGCCGCTGCACAGATGTCATGTTTGTAACCACACGTTCCAGTTCAAGCACCATCTCCAGGACCACATGAACATGCACACGAGCAGGCGGCCCTACAGCTGCAGGATCTGCAGGAAGGCATACATCCACTCTGGGAGCCTCAGCACCCATATGAAGCTTCATCACAGCGAAGGCAAACCCAAAAAGCTGGTGTGCTGTGAATTTTGTGCTAAAGTTTTCGGCCATGCTAAAGTGTACTTTGGCCACCTCAGAGAAGTCCACAGGGTTGTTATCAGCACAGAGCCTTCCATTAGTGAGCAACAGATGCAAGATACTTTAAAGAGAGACAGGAAtataaaagaggaagaagaagctaCAGAGAGGTGAGAGTTTTTGCTAACTAAATGCTAATGAAAACTGGATTTCAAGTTGT encodes:
- the ZNF438 gene encoding zinc finger protein 438, which encodes MQNPLTVSAGGVFLHANPAEKHCVQHSMLGQQKQETCAGKTVSTDKQKSPSDIIQSFQKKSQFRTIAPKMVPKNLTSGVVSCLQSSLPEPMTPVSGSKPLVVPAQNYAVMQVAAHKGAFSLLAVPCVAPALTQQVQQSTVAPSENLKLPIPRYQSVRNKLLSDKKPAQISGLIACYKIPTKALISSQTSPMTALPEDCPEAHSSSGSAEQGMITDCDSAEIEIVTLVNKSNCVKSGSLLMNKTEIASDNISGPSVVEDSLSKPASTTSPVKLSLRSVKTASETTRESLLTSEKLKEKPTNSANAVAVLSPAVFGSTIQITPSAPKGKLPILPYSRMKNTVFCESKQNANAMDIPGHSLKMECEKIPSLMKTKAFDKQLGVSFTQVPKQTIRENTFSPSSKVDDVDSLKKLNSATSKRRGRKKRAPEDLVAFQAKRRKCIISKFREGRERAKVDIQTPEDNKAEAVKKYRSIRPKPVVVMQAFAPLTPASVVETPSHEQDLFLNGSLPNKCLSSKHSDVTSAKSSGLSRNTCSAVPKPLHRCHVCNHTFQFKHHLQDHMNMHTSRRPYSCRICRKAYIHSGSLSTHMKLHHSEGKPKKLVCCEFCAKVFGHAKVYFGHLREVHRVVISTEPSISEQQMQDTLKRDRNIKEEEEATERGNKCNFEDLFHNPGGVKLQVKCGRCQFIAESFGEIKFHLLCCHGEEIQGRVTEGDLQGSRGTKGELVMHKTHVWKQHSERRRLAKCSARQEELCTVPKPKRQINFHHQNNVYILPKSVPTQSGGTEASKEMQNVGFRTPRKKIEFLSKAGYNCILCKQLFGRKEDLCNHWQSHHNCEDPSTLWTVFTLVSK